From Synechococcus sp. A10-1-5-1, a single genomic window includes:
- a CDS encoding APC family permease, with protein MNESGRLLKVLGVGFGLAGSIGGTIGAGILRIPGLVAEQLPSQPLILWIWVLGASYALLGAVCVAELAAALPKAGGWYVYAEEAFGRRAGFLVGWSDWIAHCIGLAWVVTTLGDYLAPLLPVSSAWIAVGILALFTLIQWPGVRSGGASQEFLSLIKALIFAALVVTCFALPLPNRVEAPASFIPPDVNLFVPVVLALQAVITTYDGWACPIYFAEEFSSPSRDLPRSLIGGVLAVAGLYLLINAALLHVLPIPVLAESSLPAATAAERLVGPFGGTVITAVALISLLGVTNTVAMAAPRILFGLGRDGLMPSFTAEVNAGGTPVNALLITSLCSALLVVSGSFESLLGMGAFLYVGLPLCGFVTLMVLRQRQPELDRPFRCWAYPLTPILVATVSLAFLLAALWSDSVNSLWALALVAAGGLASEASQRLRAAA; from the coding sequence TTGAACGAATCCGGCCGCCTGCTGAAGGTGCTTGGCGTGGGCTTTGGACTCGCGGGCTCCATCGGCGGAACCATCGGTGCAGGTATCCTGCGGATCCCAGGGTTGGTGGCGGAGCAACTGCCCTCCCAACCGCTGATTCTCTGGATCTGGGTGCTGGGAGCCTCCTACGCCCTGCTGGGCGCCGTCTGCGTGGCTGAACTAGCGGCGGCCCTGCCGAAAGCAGGTGGCTGGTACGTCTACGCCGAAGAGGCATTTGGGCGCCGTGCGGGATTTTTGGTGGGCTGGAGCGACTGGATCGCGCACTGCATCGGCCTGGCCTGGGTGGTCACGACCCTGGGGGACTACCTCGCCCCTCTCTTGCCCGTCAGCAGCGCTTGGATCGCCGTCGGAATCCTGGCGCTCTTCACCCTGATCCAATGGCCAGGCGTGCGCTCAGGGGGAGCCAGCCAAGAGTTTCTAAGCCTGATCAAGGCCCTGATCTTTGCGGCCTTGGTGGTGACCTGCTTCGCGCTGCCGCTACCAAACCGCGTGGAAGCACCCGCCAGCTTCATCCCGCCTGATGTGAACTTATTCGTGCCGGTGGTGCTAGCCCTGCAGGCCGTGATCACGACCTACGACGGCTGGGCTTGTCCGATTTACTTCGCTGAAGAATTCAGTTCGCCCAGCCGGGACTTGCCGCGCTCGCTGATCGGAGGCGTGCTGGCCGTCGCAGGGCTCTACTTACTGATCAATGCCGCCCTGCTGCATGTGCTGCCCATCCCAGTGCTGGCGGAATCAAGCCTGCCCGCGGCCACAGCGGCCGAACGCCTTGTGGGGCCGTTTGGCGGGACGGTGATCACCGCCGTGGCCTTGATCTCCCTGCTAGGGGTGACCAACACGGTGGCCATGGCTGCCCCACGCATCCTGTTTGGCCTCGGTCGCGACGGGCTGATGCCCTCCTTCACAGCCGAGGTCAATGCCGGAGGGACCCCAGTCAATGCCCTGCTGATCACCTCCCTCTGCAGCGCCTTGCTGGTGGTCAGTGGTTCCTTTGAAAGTCTTCTGGGCATGGGGGCCTTCCTCTACGTGGGACTGCCCCTCTGCGGATTTGTCACCTTGATGGTGTTGCGGCAGCGCCAACCGGAGCTGGATCGGCCCTTTCGCTGCTGGGCCTACCCCCTGACGCCGATCCTGGTGGCAACGGTCTCGCTGGCATTTCTGCTCGCGGCCCTCTGGAGCGATTCGGTGAACAGCCTCTGGGCCCTTGCGCTGGTCGCCGCCGGTGGCCTGGCCTCGGAAGCCAGCCAACGGCTCAGGGCTGCTGCATGA
- a CDS encoding four-carbon acid sugar kinase family protein — translation MAERIKVLVLDDDPTGSQTVHSCPLLLRWDEDSLRQALAHPSPLLFLLANTRALDPRAAEQRVRSLCQALKPALVEAQAAGMIDRWLVVSRGDSTLRGHFPLELQVIEQELGPFSATLLAPAFLPGGRTTKDGMHLLHGEPVHTTAFAQDRLFGFSSSYLPDWVEEKTSGQIPAAAVERIGLSDLEAGPGALQARLSALPPAVTACVDAEQPEQLKALGEAIWACARQGQRFALQSAASLINGLVPLPPQPLSASGLAGLRRRQPSGDWMPGLVLVGSHVPLADAQLTSLLAEPACAGIELDVRKVARVISGPEPARLLASLEQSWRQQIETVISQGLTPVVFTSRGELHCSSPAERRELGIALAQLMARLAAVLAPQLGYLISKGGITTHTLLESGLEAPWVELQGQLFAGLSLVLTPGGLPVITFPGNLGDALSLRQAWQLMQQP, via the coding sequence ATGGCTGAGCGGATCAAGGTCCTGGTCCTCGATGACGATCCGACGGGATCGCAGACGGTGCACAGCTGTCCCTTGTTGCTGCGTTGGGACGAGGACAGCCTGCGACAAGCACTGGCTCACCCCTCACCGCTGCTCTTTTTGCTAGCCAACACGCGGGCGCTGGATCCCAGGGCGGCCGAGCAGCGTGTTCGGAGCCTTTGTCAGGCCCTGAAACCCGCCTTGGTGGAAGCTCAGGCGGCGGGAATGATTGATCGCTGGTTAGTCGTCAGTCGCGGGGACTCAACCCTGCGCGGTCACTTTCCGCTGGAGCTCCAGGTGATCGAGCAGGAGCTGGGTCCTTTCTCCGCCACCTTGCTGGCCCCCGCGTTTTTGCCAGGGGGGCGCACCACCAAGGACGGCATGCACTTGCTGCATGGGGAACCGGTTCACACCACAGCCTTTGCTCAGGATCGTCTGTTCGGCTTTTCCAGTAGTTATCTGCCGGATTGGGTGGAGGAGAAGACTTCCGGTCAGATCCCAGCCGCGGCGGTGGAGCGCATCGGTCTCTCGGACTTGGAGGCAGGCCCCGGTGCCTTGCAGGCACGGCTCTCTGCTTTGCCTCCGGCAGTGACGGCCTGTGTCGATGCCGAGCAGCCCGAGCAGTTGAAGGCCCTTGGTGAGGCGATTTGGGCCTGTGCGCGTCAGGGGCAGCGTTTCGCCCTGCAGTCCGCCGCCAGCTTGATCAATGGGCTCGTGCCGTTGCCGCCCCAGCCGCTTTCTGCCTCTGGCTTGGCCGGTCTCAGGCGGCGGCAGCCCAGTGGCGACTGGATGCCTGGCTTGGTGCTGGTGGGCTCCCATGTGCCCTTGGCCGATGCACAACTAACCAGCCTGTTGGCTGAGCCGGCTTGTGCCGGCATCGAGCTTGACGTCCGCAAAGTGGCCCGTGTCATCAGCGGGCCTGAACCGGCTCGATTGCTGGCCAGCCTTGAGCAGTCCTGGCGGCAGCAGATCGAAACGGTCATCAGCCAGGGCCTGACACCCGTTGTCTTCACCAGCCGCGGCGAGCTTCATTGTTCGAGCCCTGCCGAACGCCGGGAGCTTGGCATCGCGCTGGCGCAGCTGATGGCCCGGCTGGCAGCAGTACTGGCACCCCAGCTGGGTTATCTGATCAGCAAAGGGGGAATCACGACCCATACGCTGCTGGAGTCGGGCCTGGAGGCGCCTTGGGTGGAGCTTCAGGGTCAGCTGTTCGCTGGTTTATCGCTGGTGCTGACACCTGGTGGTCTGCCGGTGATCACCTTCCCTGGCAATTTGGGTGATGCGCTGAGCTTGCGTCAGGCCTGGCAACTCATGCAGCAGCCCTGA
- a CDS encoding FAD-binding oxidoreductase, with the protein MISPDRSELQDLVRQWHQQALPWTPAGTGTRLHWGAPLEQPQLLTTNKLNRLIHHSSGDYTVTVEAGLPLIELQAALAESKQWLAVDWPWGSGTDGGQSGTIGGLVARGMAGGFRQRYLGIRDQVIGLEVMRADGTEAKAGGQVVKNVAGYDLMRLFCGSWGSLGLITQVTLRTFPKQPHRAGLLFQGELKALESMRQACLRADLMPQRLDWRTTEGQPSLLLGLVSISQSAVEAQLQELRRHATTLGLEAMSLDPDSLQELECTGRAAGAQLKKERWLMRIGLPPAQAHALLEEPGIQLNLAAGIGQGMGWADPEDLPAHKVQTLSERCQSMGGQLTLLQQPSSRGLTHWPTRANHGLVAAIKREFDPLQQLARGRLPGV; encoded by the coding sequence GTGATCAGCCCTGACCGCAGCGAACTCCAAGATCTGGTGCGTCAGTGGCACCAGCAGGCCCTGCCGTGGACTCCGGCGGGCACAGGCACCAGGCTGCATTGGGGTGCGCCGCTTGAGCAGCCGCAGCTCTTGACCACCAACAAGCTGAACCGGCTGATTCACCATTCCAGCGGCGACTACACCGTGACCGTTGAAGCCGGCCTGCCCCTGATCGAACTGCAGGCCGCCCTGGCGGAAAGCAAGCAGTGGCTCGCCGTCGATTGGCCCTGGGGGAGCGGGACCGATGGAGGCCAGAGCGGAACCATCGGTGGGCTTGTCGCCCGTGGCATGGCCGGTGGCTTTCGGCAGCGCTACCTCGGGATCCGCGATCAAGTGATCGGTCTGGAGGTGATGCGGGCGGACGGCACCGAGGCCAAAGCGGGTGGCCAAGTGGTGAAAAACGTGGCCGGCTACGACTTGATGCGGCTCTTCTGCGGCAGTTGGGGCAGCCTTGGACTGATCACCCAGGTCACCCTGCGCACCTTCCCTAAACAGCCGCACCGCGCTGGCTTGCTCTTCCAAGGAGAGCTCAAGGCTTTGGAGTCGATGCGACAGGCCTGCCTACGGGCCGATCTGATGCCGCAACGGCTGGATTGGAGGACGACCGAAGGACAACCCAGCCTCCTGTTGGGGCTGGTGAGCATCAGCCAAAGCGCAGTAGAGGCACAACTGCAGGAGCTCCGCAGACACGCGACGACCCTCGGACTCGAAGCGATGAGCCTGGACCCTGATTCACTCCAGGAGCTCGAGTGCACAGGCCGTGCTGCGGGGGCTCAACTCAAGAAGGAACGCTGGCTGATGCGCATTGGCCTACCCCCGGCTCAAGCGCATGCCTTACTCGAAGAGCCCGGCATCCAGCTCAACCTGGCCGCGGGGATCGGCCAAGGGATGGGCTGGGCTGATCCCGAGGACCTTCCCGCCCACAAGGTCCAGACGCTGAGCGAGCGCTGCCAGTCCATGGGTGGTCAGTTGACTCTCCTGCAGCAGCCGTCTTCACGCGGCCTGACGCACTGGCCTACACGGGCCAACCACGGCTTGGTGGCAGCGATCAAGCGGGAGTTTGATCCCCTGCAACAGCTCGCCCGAGGGCGACTACCCGGCGTCTGA
- a CDS encoding galactose mutarotase: protein MGLQAAEGPYPHHCFTAANGDQLRVVPERGGLVTGWVSGGEERLYFDAERFSDPAKSVRGGIPVLFPICGNLPGNRLDLPQGSYTLAQHGFARDLPWQLQPLSDGSGIRLVLESNPQTLAAFPFAFRLSLDYRLEPLALEILATVEHVHVSEGTMPFSLGLHPYFAVSSLPAASLEGLPETCLDHHQMAPSSTADQLAKLSEGVDLLADPTGDAVRLADAGSGQTVTLELTAPLDLAVVWTEPPRAMVCLEPWTAPRGSLATGDRRLELEPGQTMQLRCRYVCSDAG from the coding sequence ATGGGTCTGCAAGCTGCCGAAGGGCCGTATCCGCATCACTGTTTCACGGCTGCCAATGGCGATCAGCTTCGGGTTGTTCCTGAGCGGGGTGGCCTGGTGACCGGTTGGGTCAGTGGTGGTGAGGAGCGTCTCTATTTCGATGCGGAGCGTTTTTCAGACCCCGCCAAAAGTGTCCGCGGCGGCATTCCCGTGCTGTTCCCGATCTGCGGGAATCTTCCCGGGAACCGGCTCGATCTCCCGCAAGGCAGCTACACGCTTGCGCAACACGGTTTTGCCAGGGACCTGCCTTGGCAACTGCAGCCGTTGAGCGATGGCTCAGGGATTCGTTTGGTCTTGGAGTCCAATCCCCAAACGCTTGCGGCGTTTCCCTTCGCGTTTCGTTTGAGCCTGGATTACCGGCTGGAACCTTTGGCCCTTGAGATTCTGGCCACGGTTGAACACGTGCATGTCAGCGAAGGCACCATGCCGTTCTCGCTCGGCTTGCATCCCTATTTCGCTGTGAGCTCGTTGCCAGCCGCCAGCTTGGAGGGCTTACCCGAGACCTGTTTGGACCACCACCAGATGGCTCCCTCTTCAACGGCCGATCAGTTAGCCAAGCTCTCGGAGGGGGTGGACCTCCTCGCTGATCCCACGGGTGACGCGGTTCGCCTTGCTGATGCTGGTTCGGGCCAGACCGTCACCCTTGAACTCACCGCTCCCCTGGATTTGGCGGTGGTTTGGACTGAACCACCCCGAGCTATGGTTTGTCTCGAGCCCTGGACAGCGCCGCGGGGTTCCCTGGCGACGGGTGATCGCCGCCTGGAGCTTGAGCCTGGACAGACGATGCAGCTGCGTTGCCGCTACGTCTGCTCAGACGCCGGGTAG
- a CDS encoding glycosyltransferase family 2 protein, giving the protein MQTESTRPLLSVVIPCFNEVATILDLIERVRQAPVASKQLIVVDDGSSDGTRELLKGLSAPDLTVLLHERNKGKGAALATGFAAAQGQICIVQDADLEYDPNEYPLVIGPIVEGKADVVFGSRFQGAAPHRVVYFWHRMGNGFLTLMSNMLTDLNLTDMETCYKAFRTEIIQSIPIREKRFGFEPEITAKVAKRRCRIYEVGISYYGRTYDEGKKIGWKDGVRAVWCILKYNLWAR; this is encoded by the coding sequence ATGCAAACCGAGAGCACGCGTCCCCTGCTTTCGGTTGTCATTCCTTGCTTCAATGAAGTTGCCACGATCCTGGACTTGATCGAGCGGGTGCGTCAGGCTCCCGTGGCGTCTAAGCAGCTCATCGTTGTGGACGATGGTTCCAGTGATGGCACCCGTGAGTTGTTAAAAGGCTTGAGTGCGCCTGACCTGACTGTGCTGCTTCATGAGCGCAATAAGGGAAAAGGGGCAGCACTCGCCACCGGTTTTGCTGCGGCTCAGGGTCAGATCTGCATTGTTCAAGATGCCGATCTCGAATACGACCCCAACGAATATCCGCTTGTGATTGGTCCGATTGTTGAGGGCAAGGCGGATGTGGTGTTTGGCAGTCGTTTCCAGGGGGCGGCTCCCCATCGTGTGGTCTATTTCTGGCACCGCATGGGGAATGGATTCTTGACGTTGATGAGCAATATGTTGACCGATTTAAATCTCACGGATATGGAGACTTGCTATAAGGCATTCCGTACGGAAATTATTCAATCCATTCCGATTCGTGAGAAGCGTTTCGGCTTTGAGCCAGAGATCACGGCCAAGGTGGCGAAGCGTCGCTGCCGCATTTATGAGGTCGGTATTTCCTATTACGGGCGCACCTACGACGAAGGCAAGAAGATCGGCTGGAAAGACGGTGTTCGTGCCGTGTGGTGCATTCTCAAGTACAACCTCTGGGCACGCTGA
- a CDS encoding GtrA family protein: MLKGSGRKRRFLGYGALNVLATNVALQGLLLVMGTGLATFLSQLLNVGLGFVLYGKRVFRVERLQKRSAMSYAVMALCLWWCNWAGISVLARWGLSRNLAALLLIPVLAALSYTVQKLVVFRQPAVEPVLK, translated from the coding sequence ATGCTCAAGGGTTCGGGACGGAAGCGGCGTTTTTTGGGCTACGGCGCCCTGAACGTCTTGGCGACGAACGTGGCGCTCCAGGGCCTGCTGTTGGTGATGGGCACGGGCTTGGCCACGTTCCTCAGTCAGCTCCTGAACGTGGGGCTGGGATTTGTTCTGTATGGCAAGCGGGTGTTTCGGGTGGAGCGCTTGCAGAAACGCTCTGCGATGTCCTATGCGGTCATGGCCCTCTGCCTTTGGTGGTGCAACTGGGCCGGGATCAGCGTGTTAGCCCGTTGGGGGCTCTCACGGAATTTGGCGGCGTTGCTGCTGATTCCTGTGCTCGCGGCGCTGTCTTACACGGTTCAAAAGCTGGTGGTTTTCCGCCAGCCAGCCGTTGAGCCTGTGCTGAAGTAG
- a CDS encoding alpha/beta fold hydrolase, translated as MTASTWHFQGYPIHCLQKGPLEPAAAEKPALLLVHGFGASTDHWRFNIPALQEHYEVHALDLLGFGRSAKPAGPKYGGALWRDQLVSYVRERIGRPTVTVGNSLGGYAALAAGAALGQDSAGVVLLNAAGPFSDEQGEPKGWGAITRRTVGSALLKSPILQRLLFENMRRPGNVRRTLNQVYIDRTNVDDELVESILAPSRDPGAFGVFRTVFDIPRGQPLDELFAELQSPLLLLWGIRDPWINAAGRRGAFQRHAPQGTQEVVLQAGHCPHDEVPRQVNAALLEWLEQLP; from the coding sequence GTGACTGCTTCGACCTGGCACTTTCAGGGGTACCCCATCCATTGCCTGCAGAAGGGTCCGCTGGAGCCAGCCGCTGCTGAGAAACCGGCGTTGCTGTTGGTGCACGGCTTCGGGGCCTCAACCGATCACTGGCGCTTCAATATTCCAGCGCTGCAGGAGCACTACGAGGTCCATGCCCTGGATCTGTTGGGTTTTGGACGCAGCGCCAAGCCAGCGGGTCCCAAGTATGGCGGTGCCCTTTGGCGCGATCAGTTGGTCAGCTACGTCAGGGAGCGCATTGGCCGGCCGACGGTGACCGTTGGCAATTCACTGGGCGGCTATGCAGCCCTGGCAGCAGGGGCGGCTTTGGGCCAGGACAGCGCGGGGGTTGTGCTGCTAAATGCGGCCGGGCCCTTCTCCGATGAACAGGGGGAGCCAAAGGGTTGGGGTGCGATTACCCGCCGCACCGTCGGCTCAGCACTGCTGAAGAGCCCCATCCTGCAGCGCCTGTTGTTTGAAAACATGCGTCGCCCAGGGAATGTGCGCCGGACCTTGAACCAGGTCTATATCGATCGCACCAACGTCGATGACGAACTGGTGGAATCGATCCTGGCCCCGTCCCGGGATCCTGGAGCCTTTGGGGTCTTTCGAACGGTCTTTGATATTCCTCGGGGCCAGCCCCTCGATGAGCTCTTTGCTGAGCTTCAGTCGCCGCTCTTGTTGCTATGGGGCATCCGTGACCCCTGGATTAACGCGGCCGGTCGTCGGGGCGCGTTCCAGCGCCATGCCCCGCAGGGCACCCAGGAGGTGGTGCTTCAGGCCGGCCACTGTCCCCATGACGAAGTCCCACGCCAGGTGAATGCAGCCCTGTTGGAGTGGTTGGAGCAGCTCCCTTAG
- a CDS encoding RNA-binding protein: MSIFVGNLPFRAEQEDVAELFVPFGDVANCSLPLERDTGRKRGFAFVELVDPDSEDRAIEALQGAELMGRPLRINKAEPRSGGGGGGGGAPRRVGVYGGGYDSNPAPAPRVDRPSGAQGWEDRSYGSQNDSFGEGRTRRRRSSYQGD, encoded by the coding sequence GTGAGCATTTTTGTTGGCAACCTCCCTTTTCGCGCAGAGCAAGAGGACGTCGCTGAGTTGTTTGTCCCCTTTGGCGACGTCGCCAATTGCTCCCTTCCTTTAGAGCGGGACACCGGCCGGAAGCGCGGATTCGCCTTTGTCGAACTTGTCGATCCCGACAGTGAAGATCGCGCGATCGAAGCCCTGCAAGGGGCTGAGCTGATGGGCCGTCCCCTCCGCATCAACAAAGCTGAACCGCGTTCTGGCGGAGGTGGCGGAGGTGGCGGTGCCCCGCGCCGTGTTGGTGTCTATGGCGGCGGCTATGACAGCAACCCCGCACCCGCTCCTCGGGTCGATCGTCCCTCCGGAGCCCAGGGTTGGGAAGACCGCAGCTATGGCAGTCAGAATGATTCCTTTGGCGAAGGCAGGACGCGCCGTCGCCGCAGTAGCTATCAGGGCGATTAG
- the argH gene encoding argininosuccinate lyase gives MAVDSSSSTWSQRFEQGLHPAIERFNASIGFDITLLQQDLDGSIAHARMLGSTGVITAEEAEQLVGGLEQVRAEAAAGQFHPGLEDEDVHFAVERRLIAILGPLGKKLHTGRSRNDQVGTDLRLWLRGQIDAIDGALVRFERALLAQADAHAEVMIPGYTHLQRAQPICLAHHLLAYVEMAERDRGRLTDLRKRVNICPLGAAALAGTPVPIDRRQTAAALGFDEVYANSLDAVSDRDFAVEFSAAASLVMVHLSRLSEEVILWASEEFRFVSLTDRCATGSSLMPQKKNPDVPELVRGKCGRVFGHLQGLLVMIKGLPLAYNKDFQEDKEALFDAVATTLACLEAMAILFEEGLEFRPQRLEQAVESDFSNATDVADYLVGKGVPFREAYQLVGGLVKTCLQEGVLLRELPLERWQELHAAFEADIFDAIHPRQVVAARRSEGGTAFDQVRLQLERAKGRLPH, from the coding sequence ATGGCCGTTGATTCCTCTTCCTCCACCTGGAGTCAGCGCTTTGAGCAGGGTCTGCATCCCGCGATTGAGCGTTTCAACGCCTCGATCGGTTTTGACATCACCCTGCTACAGCAGGACCTGGATGGATCGATCGCCCATGCCCGGATGTTGGGCAGCACCGGGGTGATCACGGCCGAGGAGGCTGAGCAGCTGGTGGGTGGTCTGGAGCAGGTCCGAGCGGAGGCGGCCGCTGGCCAGTTCCACCCTGGTCTCGAGGATGAGGACGTTCACTTCGCCGTCGAGAGAAGGCTGATCGCGATCCTGGGGCCCCTGGGCAAAAAGCTCCACACCGGTCGCTCCCGCAATGACCAGGTGGGTACGGATTTGCGGCTCTGGCTGCGGGGGCAGATCGATGCGATCGATGGCGCTTTGGTGCGCTTCGAGCGGGCGCTGCTTGCCCAGGCCGATGCCCACGCTGAGGTGATGATCCCGGGTTACACCCACCTGCAGCGGGCCCAGCCCATCTGTCTGGCCCATCACCTGCTGGCCTATGTGGAGATGGCGGAGCGGGATCGCGGTCGCCTGACGGATCTGCGCAAACGGGTCAACATTTGTCCGCTAGGGGCCGCGGCCCTGGCGGGGACTCCAGTGCCGATCGATCGGCGTCAGACGGCGGCGGCCTTGGGTTTTGACGAGGTCTATGCCAACAGCCTCGATGCGGTGAGTGACCGCGACTTTGCGGTGGAGTTCAGTGCGGCCGCCAGCTTGGTAATGGTGCATCTGAGCCGCCTCAGCGAGGAGGTGATCCTCTGGGCCAGCGAGGAGTTTCGCTTCGTCAGCCTCACGGATCGCTGCGCCACCGGCAGCAGCCTGATGCCCCAGAAGAAAAACCCCGATGTTCCCGAATTGGTGCGGGGCAAGTGCGGGCGTGTGTTTGGTCACCTGCAGGGTCTGCTGGTGATGATCAAGGGCTTGCCCCTGGCCTACAACAAGGATTTCCAGGAGGACAAGGAGGCCCTCTTTGATGCCGTGGCCACGACCCTGGCTTGCCTGGAGGCGATGGCGATCTTGTTTGAGGAGGGGCTCGAGTTTCGTCCGCAGCGTCTGGAGCAGGCGGTGGAGAGTGACTTTTCCAACGCCACGGATGTGGCGGATTACCTGGTCGGTAAAGGTGTCCCCTTCCGGGAGGCTTATCAATTGGTGGGCGGCCTCGTCAAAACCTGTCTGCAGGAGGGGGTCCTGTTGCGAGAGCTGCCGCTGGAGCGTTGGCAGGAGCTGCACGCTGCCTTCGAGGCCGACATCTTTGACGCCATTCATCCGCGTCAGGTGGTCGCTGCCCGACGCAGTGAAGGGGGGACGGCCTTTGATCAGGTTCGGCTTCAACTGGAGCGAGCCAAAGGGCGGCTCCCGCATTGA
- a CDS encoding PP2C family protein-serine/threonine phosphatase, with protein MSTVPPAHHSHPGGVGSLKPASAVASLRQLLDSLGKEQRRNQELLASLAFALRSFTNLERFLELVPLVATRLVEAEGAALVVFHPDGRLWREQLHGSHPELLRQLATLPDEPLQQASGDEAVAQLLDGLVRRHLADRPLVATSLSARSRVRGRLYVFGSKAGLSWSESHRRHVQLVADLAGVAVEGDQLLQEARRHERLDRQLSTGGEIQAQLLPDHCPVIEGVELAARCRPAFEVGGDYFDFIPTRPQLIGRQREQGRWALVIGDVMGKGVPAGLLMTLLRGMLRAEVSSGLPPDQILHDLNQLAQEDLAQSHRFVTLFYSDFDPRTRLLRYANAAHNPPLIWRRIRHAVERLDAPGLLIGLQSEAQYGCEQIVLEPGDVLLCYTDGVTEASGLNGERFDEERLVQALQTACRSGGGAQGILDQLFARLDRFVGPDRPLDDDASMVVLKVREEVTLPSVSSRLPS; from the coding sequence GTGAGCACCGTGCCGCCTGCCCATCATTCGCATCCCGGTGGAGTGGGCTCCCTGAAGCCGGCATCCGCCGTCGCTTCACTGCGCCAACTGCTCGACAGCTTGGGGAAGGAGCAGCGCCGCAACCAGGAGTTGTTGGCGTCCTTGGCTTTTGCGCTGCGCAGCTTCACGAACCTCGAGCGTTTCCTGGAGTTGGTGCCTCTGGTGGCCACCCGCCTCGTCGAGGCCGAAGGCGCTGCTCTGGTGGTTTTTCACCCCGATGGGCGGCTCTGGCGTGAGCAGCTCCATGGCAGTCACCCCGAATTGCTGCGCCAGTTGGCAACCCTGCCCGATGAACCACTTCAGCAGGCCTCAGGAGATGAGGCGGTGGCCCAGCTGCTGGATGGGCTGGTGCGCCGGCACTTGGCGGATCGGCCCTTGGTCGCCACCTCCCTGTCAGCCCGCAGTCGTGTGCGAGGCCGTTTGTACGTCTTTGGCTCAAAGGCCGGCTTGAGCTGGAGCGAGAGTCACCGCCGCCACGTCCAACTGGTGGCGGACCTGGCCGGCGTCGCGGTGGAAGGCGATCAGCTGCTCCAGGAAGCCCGGCGCCATGAGCGGCTCGATCGCCAGCTCTCCACCGGCGGCGAAATTCAGGCCCAGTTGTTGCCGGACCACTGCCCGGTGATCGAGGGGGTCGAATTGGCCGCGCGCTGCCGTCCTGCGTTTGAAGTGGGCGGGGATTACTTCGATTTCATTCCCACTAGGCCCCAGCTGATTGGCCGGCAGCGGGAGCAGGGGCGTTGGGCCCTGGTGATTGGCGATGTCATGGGCAAGGGGGTCCCGGCGGGTTTGTTGATGACCTTGCTGCGGGGCATGCTCCGGGCCGAGGTTTCGAGTGGCTTGCCCCCCGATCAGATCCTCCATGACCTGAACCAATTGGCCCAGGAGGACCTGGCTCAATCCCACCGCTTCGTCACCCTCTTCTATTCCGATTTCGATCCCCGTACCCGGTTGCTGCGCTACGCGAATGCGGCCCACAACCCACCCTTGATCTGGAGGCGGATTCGCCATGCAGTCGAGCGCTTGGATGCGCCGGGTCTGCTGATCGGTCTGCAGAGCGAGGCCCAGTACGGATGCGAGCAGATCGTGCTGGAGCCGGGCGATGTGTTGCTCTGCTACACCGACGGCGTCACGGAAGCGTCCGGCCTCAACGGCGAGCGCTTTGACGAGGAGCGCCTGGTCCAGGCCCTGCAAACGGCCTGCCGCTCTGGCGGTGGTGCCCAGGGGATCTTGGATCAGCTGTTTGCTCGCCTCGATCGCTTCGTCGGGCCCGATCGCCCCTTGGATGACGACGCCTCGATGGTGGTGTTGAAGGTGCGCGAGGAGGTGACCCTGCCGAGCGTGAGTAGTCGCCTGCCAAGCTGA